The Panthera leo isolate Ple1 chromosome D1, P.leo_Ple1_pat1.1, whole genome shotgun sequence region CACTCTTGGAGATGTACCAACTGAATGACTCATGCATATGTATTGTAGTCCATCCCCAGATAAAGTGTTTAGACCTTTGTCTTGACCTCAGAGAGTATTTGTATCACTGTTCACACAACTGGCTCTTTCAGGACTTGAAACAATGGACTTAGAACATAATTAAGTGTGTATATTAAGTTATTCTCCATCATTCAGGGAATCCAAAATTTAACTGTACTTTGTGAAGACAGGTCAGTATAATTGATTGAGAGTGGAATGTTGTCAAGGATATTTCACTATTTTACTTATATTGACATAAAAACCAAACCatataaaaatctttgtttaaaCAAATCACAATTTTCTCTCCCATACAGCTGAGCCCTCCCTTTTGTGTAACCTCACAATGTTGGTGTAACATTCATTTGTTGTTAGGACAAATTCTGCCAACAATGAAGACTTGGGCTCTCTTTTATCCCAGTCAAGAGTGAAACTTGATTAGGTTACAGGACTTTGTAGTCATTTTGAAAAACCCAGCAATTAAGAGGTAGCCTTTTTCTGAAAGACTGGAATGAATGGCTTTCTGAGAGCATGGAAAGCCTTGTTTACACGGGAATGGTTCAAGGTCCAGTGATGGTGcgtttgttttcctgctttgtgTGCACAGAGGTGGCACCCGTGTACCAAAGACAAGGACGAATGGACTACAACCCACACGTTGAGCTGATCGGCTGTCTTAGTATGCAGGTAACCCAGGAAGGGTAATTAGATGTAAGATTGCAGCCTAGGCTTTACATTTTCGATTTTGGTCGTGAGGGAATTCACAGTCCTTTAAAAGTTCCTCTGTGTGGTTCTGATAATCATCCATGTTAGACATTCTTTGTGATTACTAACATATATGAGGATTGACTCAGTTCTGTAATattcttttggttattttcataTACCAAGATCCAGAATAAATTTTCTTCCTCTAACATCAGTGTTTCtgcacattagtttcaggtgtaagtATTTAGGGATATTTCAATGGGGATATCCTTGTAAATCTCATGATAGTTTCAACTGATATGTTCTCTGAACATTGCTTGCTAATCTGTGAAAGTTTAGAGGATGATGTAGCAACCACACGTCTTGAAAGAGTGATTTTGAAGCGTCCAAGTAACGATTTCTTTACCGAAGTGTTACTTCAGTTCCTGTGTTTCTGTTCATAAGTGAGTTTCAGCATGAAAGCATACCTGTGTTGGCCAATCCTTTTATTAGTTGTTTATATGATTTACTAACTTTGCCATTGATTCATTTGTCCTTTATTTAAATGCTTAGAGTTCTGTGTTCATTTTGACATTAACTCTGTGtatgtctttaaaatgtaaatcttttcCCTAAGTGCTTTTGTCTATTGATGTTATGATATCCTTTTTAAATCCTTAAGATGTTTTGAAGTTGTAAAATACATCACTTGGGATTTCATTTATAAGTTAAAAGGATTCTTGAACATAGCcagtcatttcttttattaactgGGTAGTAAATATAAATCTTGCTTTAGTTTTATATTAAACCTTagtccattaaaaaatgttatatgtaGAATCTGCTATAGGTACAATTGTACTAACTTCCAGATGGAAAGCTGGTTGcagcaaactattttttttaatatgttttttcccacatatgtctttaatttcttgtcTGTCTATTGGTCTGCAGATTGCTGAGCTTACTAAGCATGTTTTTTAATCAGCCTTGAATTCTTGGAATTTCTGAGGGtactggaaaataataaattacaattcatatttgttgaatgaacaaaccGATTCTTTTAAGGCTGCAGGAAGTCACtaataataattacatttgtGACTAATTTTGTCCTGAACTCTGAAATAAGGACATGCAAAAGGACATATGGAACATAGGATCAATGTGACTGAGTTTGTCCTCTTGGGGCTCACTCAGAGCCTCCAAGgtcagaaaatattatttgttatgtTCTTGCTCATCTACATTGTGACAATGGTGGGCAACCTCCTCATTGTGGTGACCGTGGTGGTCAGCCCAACCCTGGATTCccctatgtatttctttcttggtTACTTATCATTTATGGATGCTGTGTATTCTACTACAGTCACTCCAAATATGATTATAGACTTACTCTGTGAGAAGAAAACCATTTCCTTCCAAGCTTGCATGTCCCAGCTCTTTCTAGGGCACTTGTTTGGTGGCTCAGAGATTTTACTCCTGGTggccatggcctatgaccgctatgtggccatctgcaaactCTTGCATTATTTGACCATCATGAATCAACGGGTGTGTGTTCTGTTGCTGCTGTTGGCCTGGGTTGGAGGTTTTCTGCATGCTGTTGTTCACCTTGTCTTTGTTTACAACCTTCCCTTCTGTGGTCCCAATGTCATTGACCACTTCATCTGTGACATGTACCCATTATTAAAACTTGCCTGCACTGACACTTACATTATTGGCCTCACTGTGGTTGCCAATGATGGGGCAATCTGTGTGGTCATCTTTACAGTGTTGCTCATCTCCTATGGGGTCATTCTGCATTCTCTGAAGAACCTTAGTCAGGAAGGAAGGCACAAAGCCTTATCCACCTGTGGCTCCCACATTACAGTGGTGGtcctcttctttgtcccctgcatcTTCATGTATGTGAGACCTCCTTCTACATTACCCATTGATAAATCCTTGACTGTATTTTACACAGTTATGACTCCTATGTTGAACCCCTTAATCTATACTCTGAGAAATGGAGAGATGAAAAATGCCATGGAAAAGCTCTGgaccagaggaagaaaatgaggcagaagagaaatgTATCACCTCTTTTCAGTGAAGAGTTGCTCCATACAgtaaagaattatttattgataGTAAGTTCCTCCTCAGGTTTAAAGTTGTGCATgatgaaaagcatttaaaatgtaagtaCTTGCGGTGGTCAAAATATAGTTCTAAGATTTTCATAAGTTCTTATGAAAGTAGATGTGTAGCTTTTGCATATAAAATGTCTCTATTGAAACTATAGGTTTAAGTTCTATGTGATCAGTTATGCTATAGTTAatactataaatttatttttgttagtggACATTTTTCACTTTTCGCTCTTACATAAGTGTTCACTTTCAGAAATCATAGTGCTCATTACATATTTCAGAAATGGGACATACACCTTTGGTTCATTCCTTCCATACAGAGACAACCCATATTAATACTTAAAGTATGGATCTTAATTTTATATCTGAAAcagttttaagtatataattttgTTCATATTGCTTAACACATTAAGGTTGATGAGGAATGCTGCTTCCAAGGTTGAATATTAATCATAAGCTAAGtgtaggaaaaaaatctgaacaaaagagATAGATATAGTAAGTAAGATCTACTCATATTTCTGAGTGGGGGATCCTATTGTCTCCAGAAGAGAAACAACTTTGTTTGGtgttatattttcataaaaatgattaattaatcTTCCCAGATAGCTTAGTATATCTGATAATATCTCTGCCATTTTTCAGTATCCCCATCTCTTTTTTTTGTCTGTAGTTTTCATAGCCTTCTAAAGGGCCTAGGCCCTccttacatatataaaattaccaTAATCTATAATCCATGAGATTTACATATACAACACAGAACCTGAGATGAGATATTTTGGGTGATATCATTGGTAGGAAAGGTGCTGACAATATGGCATGCCATTCTGACCTCTGCTGTTAATGGAATACAGATTGTTAGGTAATAAATAGGCCataatatatattgatttatttaaccGAGATCTCTTTCATAAGCCTTCCTTTGTCTGAATTAggcttcaaagaaaatattaatctgCCTCTACTACAGTAGGAAGCATGTGTCAAAGAAACTCATGGTTCTGCCTCCTTTAGTTACTTTGGATTCAAGAGGTGCCTGGGCAATGGGGGCATGGAGCCTTTTCCCTGGTAAATCACAGTGTATGAGAGACTTTATATCCTGAGTTTTATCCCTATTACTATTATGTGAAGATTCCTTATGTCATCTCAAAGACTTCCCAACATAATGCTTTACATTAAATAAGATTAAACATTTGATTTTAACGGGAATTATGTAATTAAGTCATCAACTTTTGGATGTTGCtctagactgaatatttgtgtcccaccctccaccccccccccccccccaaggttcAGGAGTTATGTCCTCTATGATAtgtggtgtttggaggtgggacGTTTGAGAGGTGATACATCATGAGAAGAGAGcattcatgaatgagattagtgtctCTGTAAAAAGAGACCTAATAGAACTCATGTaccccttctgccatgtaaaGACACAATGAAAAGACGGTTAGCtaagaaccaggaagtgggctctcactagacacagaatcagccagtaccttgatcttggactacCCAGAcgccagaactttgagaaataaatgattgTGGTTGAAGCCACTCAGGCTGTGGTAttgtgttacagcagcccaaatggatTTAGACATATGTTATGTTATCTCCAACAAGTATTGTTATATCAAGTGAGGAGATAAAATCTTGGTTGTCTGTGTTCATTGGTCTGTAAATTCTCTTAAGTCAGGAACAGTGACCTAATTGTCTATGTAGTCTGTATTTGTGTAGTGTGAGGGACATAGAATTCACTCCATGAGCTTTGTCTATTACTTACATTCTTGAAGTTGACTATTGGAGTAAGGATTCTGagtcttttcttcattaaatatatatatttgctatagATATTTAGTCTTGATATTTTCTACAAATATGTTGCTTTGGTAGCATTATGTGTGTTTGCTATAAAGACattatattgtattattcttttactttctgatttcttctaTCACATCACTCTTGGAAAATTTCATATACATCTTTTTCAgtgaatttatacattttaacatctttctaaaaaataactctggaaaaagtttttttcaagattactacctttttttttaaagtaggctccacccccagtgtggagctcaatgcagggcttaaactcaagaccctgaggtcaagacctgagctaagatcaagagttggacactcaaccaactgacccacccaagggctcagaaaatctttcttttaaaattatccacaatttgtttctatttgtgATGAGACATATCTAATCTTGTTTTCCTCAAACAGGATATGTAATCTGCCaatgttattattaatttcagTAATAATTTCAATTTCTGTATGTAATATGTTAAACTTTATACAAATAGTAGGTTTGATTTGGGGccatttcccctcctctgctgttgcgtcctccacctcctccccctttttctctggtGTCGTTGCCTACCACCAACATCCTTGTCAGTAGTCAAggattttcatgtgttttatacCTCATGGGGATAATTGCTCTTAAATACTCACCCTTTTCAAGTTTCTTGCaatttctagatatttatttGTCCTGATAcactttaggattattttttttaagtctgaaagcTTCccataatgatatatttaaaatttcatgaccCTCCACATTGATTTTGAGGGAAATGGATGTTTTAATATCTTGTTTTCCCACCCAGAATGAGACATGTATTATGAAGGCTTGATCAATGTCTCAATAACAATTTGTAATCATCTCCATAGAGCATACAGGAATCTTgccttttggttttcttatttaaaaagtggCTTGTCTTATTTACCTTTGATTCACATTTTCAAAGAGCTGACTGGAAAGGGCTTAGTGTCTTTTGCTGGCATGAATTATAGCACAGTCCTCAAAGGCATTGGTGTTTGTTTGTATGCAATGTTGATAGGCCTACATTTGACAATACACAAGTATATATTCAACCACAGAGATCTGTATCTGAACTCATGTAGGTACATATTCAATGACATGTAGGTTGTATCCAGCTTCATATATGTGTCTGTATGTGAACACACAGAGGTCTGTATCTGACAGCACGTGGATCAGTATCTGACTACACATACAAAtgcatacgtgtatatatatgcatttgatCTGATCACACACAGGCCTGTATCTGTCTACACACAGAGCTATATCTTGCCATACACAGGTCTGAATCTGAGCACATATGAATTTTGGCAGGACTTGACTGAACAATACTTCTGTTGCATGTGGCATGGACTGAGGTCCCTCGCTGGTATTCACTGGATAGATGGGCTTTCAGGGAGTATTTAGGATGACTTTACTCATCTGAGTGGTGCCTTGGCAGGGATAGCTAGAAGACCAGGCTCTTCTAGcccctttttcttctccatgTAGCCTGTCTCTCCAGTGAGTTTGTCAGACTTGTAAAATGGCAGTTCAGGACTTCCAGAGGGAGGACACATAAGGTCTTAACCCAGTTAAGATCTCATCCCATCCTTGAAGTTCAGGATCTCAAGTTCTAGATCCAGACTGCATCTgaccaaatgaaaaggcaacctatggaatgggggaaaatatttgcaagtcttATACCtcacaaggggttaatatccaaaatgtgtgAGGAACTTTGAAAccaaatagcaaaaacaaaacaaaacaaaacaggggctcctgagtggctcagtcggttaagcatccgacttcagctcaggtcatgatctcatggttcgtgggtttgagccctgcgttgagctctgtgctgacagcttggagcctatagcctgcttcagattctgtttcttcctctctctctctacccctcctccgttcccactctgtctctctctcttaaaaataaataaacatgaaaagtaatttaaaaaatttaaaaacaaaagaaaacaaaaaactgattaaaaaatatgcaatggacctcaaagacattttctaaagaagacatacaaatggctgatAAGAACATGGAAGGGtgctcaacattattaatcatcaggaaaatgcaattcaaaactGCATGAGATTTCGCTTCATACCCCTTAGGATAGATGTTatcaaaaacagaagagattgtatgcactggtgaggatgtagaTAAAAAGGAACCCTAGTTCGCTGTCATTGGGCATACACAttttcagccactctggaaaatagtatggagatttctcaaaaagtgaaatagaactaccatagtATCAAGAAATTCCACTTCTATGTGTATATCCAAGAATATGAGATCACAATCTTGAGgaaatatctgcactcccatgtttgtGGCcgtattattcacaacagccaagacatgggaaCAATCTAAGCATCCATTGAtggaagaatgggaaaagaaaagttatgtgtgtgtgcgtgtgtgtgtgtgtgtgtgtgtgtgtgtctacgcatgtgtgtgtgtttatatatatatgtgtgtgtatgtgtgtgtgtatacacacacacatacacacacatacacacacatatatgattatattaaggcataagaaagaaaaaatcctgcCAATTGCAACACTATGAgagactttgagggcattatgctaagtgaaataagtcacacagaaagacaaatacggtatgatctcatttatatgtggaattaaaaaaaaacccaacttggAGAAGCCAGAGAATGGTGGATTCCAGGGCCTGTGGGTGGGGGAAATGTGTCGATGTTAGTTTAAGGGTACAGATTTCCAGTTATAATTTGAATAAACTTTGGAGAGCTGATGTATAGCAGGGAACGGTAGTTCACAATGATGTATTATATAATTGCTGACATTATTGCTGAGATAGtgaatcttaaatgttctcatcccACACCAAAATTCTAATTATATAAGGTGACATATGTGTTAACTatccttattgtggtaatcattttgcaatatatgcataTACCAGATCAtgatgttgtataccttaaacttacacagtgttacatatcaattgtattttaataaatctggggaaacatacataaatatatagatacatagttacacacatacatacataaaagaggtctttataaattgaaaaaataaagtcttgaacTAGAGACGTGCTATTTCTTCCACATGCCCTATATGCAATTTGAGGTTGAACATTGTAACCAAATAGATACTCCTGTCTACAAGTGAAGGTCATGGTGCCTCCTTTTGtgcatttctcttaaaaatttttgcagagtttacatatttttcattagAGTTTATACAAAAGCCAcactcacaaatattttttgtgaAGACAGACTAGCCCCTGTCTTCCGGGTTTGGGCTGGAAGTCTGTGTGCAGTGGGATAACACCCCGTAAGCTTCTTAGACATACTTTTTTCCTAGTTAGGAGACTTTATGAGACACAccttaaatatttcagaagtttTCACCAGAGTCTTGCATCTACATCTTTGAGATGATATTTACTTTGGTGCCATTTCTTACTCTGAGAACTTTTTGCTCTTTAGAGAGGCTATGGATGAGAACCAGTTTTATGCCAGAACCCGTCAGGTCTTGGCCCCTTTTATGTTTCTCCTGAATTCTGGAGAACTTAACAGTTAAGGTGTAAGTCACCTCTGTTTACCCATACTTCATCATATATCATACACTGCTGAGGAACCAGCTGGAGCTTTCTGTATTCTGCTTGGCAATTGCAGTCAAATCCACCTGCTCCCCCAAGGGTGTTTcctattatttcctattttccacaCTACTGTAGGTGAGGGTATTGTGAAACTTTTCCAGCACTCGGTAACATGAATCACTTTCTCTTCAGCTTCCAAGCACAATCCATCCTGTCTTTTAAGGCTTTACCTGGAGAGGCTTCAAAGCCCTTCCAACACCCAGCAACTCCTGGTGGTGCCAAAGTCAATGCCACATTgacttttacatttacatttacatttctgtTATGGAAGTGCCACACTTCCAGCTTCCACTCTTTGCTCTGGTTATCTTTTGCTACATAGCATAAGACCTCGAAATTTTGTTACTTAAACCCACAACCATTTTGACTTACCTCAAAATCTTGTGGGCCAGCAATTCTGACAGAGGTTGCCTcggtattttttcatttttttaatacttttttctttctttctttctttctttctttctttctttctttctttctttctttctttctctttctttctttctttctttctttctttctttctttctttctttcgagagacagagcataagtggtggaggggcagagagagagggagacacagaatctgaagcaggcttcaggctatgagctatcagcacagagcccagtgcagggcttgaactcacagactgtgagatcatgacctgagccgaagttgaacgcttaaccggctcagccacccaggcacccctgggtatTTTTCCATCTCATTTGGCATGGACTGAAGTCCTGCTATGGTATTCAACTGATAACTGAGGGATCTGCAGGATCCTGGGAGTGATATGATCTATTGaacgtgctgaatgggaaaaatatgcaacaaatattattttacccaggaaggctatcattcagaatagaaggagagataaagagtttcccaaaaaaacaaaacctaaatgtTTATGACCATTAAACCAGGCCTTCAAGAAGTATTAAACAGGACTTTTttgaatgggaaagaaaaaccaaaaacaatgaagataagaaaggaacaaagaaaatctcTGGAAATACTGACTTTATAGGTAATACAatagcactaaattcatatctattaataatcactctgaatgcaaatggactaaatgctccaatcaaaaggtgTAGGctatcagaatagataaaaaagacccatctatatgctacctacaagacactcattttatttttgttttaatttttttaagtttacttatttttgacagaatgagagagacagacagacagacagggagaggggcagagagagagggagacacagaattcgaagtgggatccaggctctgagttgtcaacccagagtccaatgtgggttgacctgaaatcatgaaccatgaaatcgtgacctgagccaaagtcggacacttaactgactgagccacccaggcgccccacaagtgactcattttagacctaaagtcatctgcagattgaaaatgaaaggCTAGAGAACGATTTGT contains the following coding sequences:
- the LOC122199711 gene encoding olfactory receptor 4A47-like, giving the protein MEHRINVTEFVLLGLTQSLQGQKILFVMFLLIYIVTMVGNLLIVVTVVVSPTLDSPMYFFLGYLSFMDAVYSTTVTPNMIIDLLCEKKTISFQACMSQLFLGHLFGGSEILLLVAMAYDRYVAICKLLHYLTIMNQRVCVLLLLLAWVGGFLHAVVHLVFVYNLPFCGPNVIDHFICDMYPLLKLACTDTYIIGLTVVANDGAICVVIFTVLLISYGVILHSLKNLSQEGRHKALSTCGSHITVVVLFFVPCIFMYVRPPSTLPIDKSLTVFYTVMTPMLNPLIYTLRNGEMKNAMEKLWTRGRK